A window of Mustela lutreola isolate mMusLut2 chromosome X, mMusLut2.pri, whole genome shotgun sequence genomic DNA:
GAAGACTATGTCTGGGAAGGAGAAATCTAAGTTCGATGAAATGGCAAAGGCAGACAAAGTGCGTTATGACCGGGAAATGAAGGATTATGGACCAGCTAAAGGaggcaagaagaagaaggacCCTAATGCCCCCAAAAGGCCACCGTCTGGATTCTTCCTGTTCTGTTCAGAATTCCGCCCCAAGATCAAATCTACAAACCCTGGTATCTCCATTGGAGATGTGGCAAAGAAGCTGGGCGAGATGTGGAATAACTTAAGTGATGGTGAGAAGCAACCTTACAACAATAAGGCAGCGAAGCTGAAGGAGAAGTATGAGAAGGATGTCGCCGACTATAAGTCTAAAGGAAAGTTTGATGGCGCGAAGGGTCCCGCCAAAGTTGCCCGGAAAAAGGTGGAAGAAGATGATGAAGAagacgaggaggaggaagaggaagaggaggaggaggaggaggaggaataaaaGAAACTGTTGATCTGTCTCCTTGTGAATACCTTAGAGTAGGGAGCGCGTCATTGACATTGACACCCCTCTGATTGGAGGCGTGTCTGTTGCCCTTGTTAGGTTTAATCACACAATTGGGTCATAGTCATATTGTAGTTTCTCAAAGTGCTCTAGAAATTGTCAGTGGTTTACATGAAGTGGCCATGGGTGTCCAGAGCACCCTGAAACTGTATCAAAGTTGTACatatttccaaacatttttaaaatgaaaaggctCTCGTGTTCTCCTCACTCTGTGCACTTTGCTGTTGGTGTGACAAGGCATTTAAAGATGTtcctggcattttctttttttgatttgtaAGGTGGTGTTAACTATATGGTTATTGGCTAGAAATCCTGAGTTATCAACTGTACATATCTATAGTttgtaaaaaagaacaaaacaaccgAGACAAACTCTTGATGCTCCTTGCTTGGCGTTGAGGCTGTGGGGAAGATGCCTTTAGGAGGGGCTGTAGCTCAGGGCGTGCACTGTGAGGCTGGACCTGTGGACACTGCAGTGGGCATCCATTTAGCTTCAGGTTGTCTTGTTTCTGTATATAGTGACCTAGCATTCTGCTGCCATTAGTAGCTGTGGAGAAGGAGGGGGTCAGCTGGCATGAGAAGTGTTTGGATCCTTTTTAGTTAAGTGCGGTAGTTTTAAACTGTTTGTTTTGAAACAAACTGTGGAACTCTTCATTGTCAGCAAAGCGAAAGAGCCACTGCATCAATGAAAGTTCAAGAACCTTCTGTACTAAACACGATTTGCAAcgttctgttattttttttttgtatgtttagaATGCTGAAATGTTTTTGAAGTTAAATAAAcagtattacatttaaaaaaaaagaaacactgaaatatgaagatatatatagaattatagttctgtTTAGTTACTTTTCAGTCATTCCTGTGCTAATTAGAATATGTATTCTAAAGTTCGGTAAGctgaagttattaaaaaaaatgagatgtctACTCCTTCAAACAAAGTTGACAAGCTAAAACTAAACATAAATtacttgagaaataaatattatactttattttttctagtgATTCCTGTGATGGATTCAATCTCTCTTAAGGGTCCTGAGGCAGGCCAACTTATAGAGACATATGACTCCTGGTTTTGCTATCTAGATCTGAATACTCGTCAAGATCAGAATGCTTACAGAAGCAGTAAGATaaagcttttctttgtttttttttttaagattttatttatttatttatttgacagagagaaatcacaaagagatggagaggcaggcagagagagagagagagagggaagcaggctccctgctgagcagagagcctgatgcaggactcgatcccaggaccctgagatcatgacccaagccgaaggcagcagcttaacccactgagccacccaggagcccaagataAAGCTTTTCTAATGTGAACATTTCAACATGCACAAATAATCTATGTGAAAAGTATTGTTCTTCTATGGATAACTTCTCTGCACAGAGtgatagctttttcttttttcacatcaTTATGTTTCTTGGAGAAATATCCTGCTGTGCTACATCATAATAACATGTAATCTTCCTGCTCAATTTAGTTGAGATTATGGAGACTCTGTTGATAGAAGCTGTTCTTTAAAGGCTGATCTACAGATAtgactcagtaataaaaaggaactgCTACAcgcaacaacttggatggatctCAAGGAAGTTATGctgagtgggggcgggggagacaaATCCCCAAAAGTCATTACCTGTATGATTCcatctgtgaagtgtgtaaacctggtgattcacagacctggggataaaaatatatgtatataaaaaaaatatatgtttataaaaaataaaaaataaaatgataaaattatagagCTGGAGaagagattagtggttgccagggcttaGGGACTGGAGAGGAGGGGTGTCCATAGAAGGATAAGTGTTAATTATAAAACGACAGCATGATGGAGAAATTTCTGGTGATGAATaattctgtatcttgactataGTGGCAGTTACACAAATCTACACATGATAAAATGATGGATTACAGAATTACACCTACACGGTGCTAATATCAAATTCCTGTTTTCAGTATTATAACTATTTAAGATGAAACCACTGGGGAATAAAAATAACTATCAGATAATACACAATAAACTTCTAAAGGATTCCTTAGGGGAAATGAAACACCCACCTATTaaatctacttaaaataaaaaaaaaataaaggctgatcTATAATTTTGTAGAATAACCCTAGCAAAAGAGCAAGAGGTTTTATAAGAGAAATACAACCATTAAAACTCTTAAATGAAGATTAGCTTCAAGTTTTCTAATCTAGAACCAAACCATCTGGCAAATCTCATGTCAGGTTTTGTTAAGCTTCTGAGTTATTTAAGTGTTAATTCATCCCTTTCTATAGCATTTCTCCTTCTTTAAACACACATTAATACTTTTAActtgtttgggcgcctgggtggctcagtgggctaaagcctctgccttaggctcgggtcatgattccagggtcctgggatcaagccccacatcgggctttctgtttggcagggagcctgcttcttcctctctctctctgcctgcctctctgcctacttgtgatctctatctttcaaataaataaataaaacctttaaaaaataattttaacttattGATGATTAAGCAAGAGGTCTAATTAAGTGCACAATATTGTTGATTTTTCTTCCTGGCGAATTATTACCCTTGAAGACAATTGAAAAATAGCTGATTGCCTTTGGCAGAAACTTTGGAATCCTTACAGATAAATGAATGTTTCTCCCAAATTAATCCgctattttttcagatttttaatttttattaatttcttttcagtgtaccagaattcattgtttatgtaccacacccagtgctccatgcaacatgtgccctccataatacccactatcAGGtttacccaacctcccaccccccaccgcttcagatccctcagattgtttttcagagtccatcgtctctcatggttcatctccccctctaatttcctcaaactcccttctcctctccatctccatatgccctccatgttatttcttatgctccacaaataagtgaaaccatatgataattgactctctttgcttgacttatttcactcagcataaggaagatgtggtctatatatactatggagtattatgcctccatcagaaaggatgaatacctaacttttgtattaacatggatgggactggaagagattatgctgagtgaaataatctaCTATTTTTGTCGCATTTATCTCAGGTCTTACTACATCCAGAGGAAGGAACAGCATATTCTTGTGATCCTAAACCATTTCAGAGAGACTCAAATCAGTCTGGAAAATATTGTACAAGCCTGTGGAATAACTCAACACTGTTTTCCTTAAGACTACATCACTTTAGTTTTAATGATAGCAGTTACCCTATAAAACAAATATGCAGTCTTGACATAAATTTTAGTTTAGATTAACCTATGTTAAATCATTATTGCACCATTCCACCCACCACTAtcaaattttttctttgcttttagaaGTCCATGTCTCTTGAAAccaatttgaaattaaaaaacaaaaacaagcaaaacacatACAAACAATAAAGGAGGATTAGACATAAAGAGT
This region includes:
- the LOC131820805 gene encoding high mobility group protein B3, yielding MAKGDPKKPKGKMSAYAFFVQTCREEHKKKNPEVPVNFAEFSKKCSERWKTMSGKEKSKFDEMAKADKVRYDREMKDYGPAKGGKKKKDPNAPKRPPSGFFLFCSEFRPKIKSTNPGISIGDVAKKLGEMWNNLSDGEKQPYNNKAAKLKEKYEKDVADYKSKGKFDGAKGPAKVARKKVEEDDEEDEEEEEEEEEEEEEE